From Halotia branconii CENA392, the proteins below share one genomic window:
- a CDS encoding hybrid sensor histidine kinase/response regulator, protein MKGIRLRFAPYAVALLAVSIALLLTLLLQPLLNPTVFLLFFAAVAVSAWYGGMEVGILAIILSTLAVNYFFIQPVFSLVVDLSSLVRLTLFMLVTFLMSLLTSELRTARQRLEVSTQKQQASEARFRRLAESNVIGIIVAEINGAIVEANNAFLEMVGYTREDMLAGRMQWHEMTPSEYIEESKSAIAKLKATGVCTAFEKEYICKNGSRVPVLIGSALLENNQQQVISFVLNLSDRRQIENAWRESQSRFRALADATIEGVIIHENGKVLDANPAVAKMFGYELNEIIGMSATELLTPGSQKIFIENFRSSDDKPYELIGVKKDGTVFFLEVVGKNCIYQGRTVRVATGRDITEHKRIEEALRQREDELRLITDAVPVLISYVDTEQRYRFNNKGYEDWHGLCACETYGKHVQELLGESVYQSILPYIEMVLSGEQVIFETQVPHKNGKIRDVSTTYIPQFGQQGTVQGFVALVTDITNHKLAQKALKDSEERLRTLTEKVRVIPWEVDATTGNFTYVGPQTVEILGYPFTDWYADNFWAEHMHPEDQEWAIDYCLEASLSQDNYEFEYRMLAADGRIVWLYDIVNVVRSGNQPQLLHGFMIDITDRKFSEQEREQLLAREQAARAEAEAANRMKDEFLATLSHELRTPLNAMLGWTHLLKNRKFDETTTERALETIDRNTKSLAQLIEDVLDVSRIIRGTLHLNTQPVELISIVQAAIDTVRPAADAREIRIECKFDPTVGVVMGDGNRLQQVVWNLLSNAVKFTAKEGIVTLQLERINSRVQIRVSDTGGGIAPEFLPHVFERFRQADSSTTRSHGGLGLGLAIVRHLVELHGGTVSAESPGIGQGATFIVNLPMKAVAINVKQPEQLASVNPDCEDPNSLPTLNGLRVLVVDDEPDARQLIATVLGQYGAQVMAVASAFEALLAVPQFHPDILVSDIGMPQEDGYALIRQLRTLSQEQGGRIPAVALTAYARTEDRTQALLAGFQLHVPKPVNPTELAAVVANLAGRT, encoded by the coding sequence TTGAAAGGAATACGCCTCAGGTTCGCACCCTATGCTGTGGCGCTGTTAGCTGTGAGTATTGCATTGCTACTCACACTATTACTACAGCCACTGCTGAACCCAACTGTTTTTCTACTATTTTTTGCTGCCGTAGCAGTTAGCGCTTGGTATGGCGGTATGGAAGTGGGAATATTAGCCATAATTTTATCTACTTTAGCTGTTAACTACTTTTTTATCCAGCCAGTATTTTCCCTTGTAGTTGACCTAAGTAGCTTGGTGCGCTTGACCTTATTTATGTTGGTGACGTTTCTCATGAGTTTACTTACCTCAGAGTTACGTACTGCTAGGCAGCGCCTAGAGGTGAGTACGCAAAAGCAACAAGCAAGCGAAGCCAGGTTTAGGCGGTTGGCAGAGTCTAACGTCATCGGCATAATTGTAGCTGAGATCAACGGGGCAATTGTTGAAGCTAACAACGCTTTTTTAGAGATGGTGGGTTACACGCGGGAGGATATGCTGGCAGGGCGAATGCAATGGCACGAGATGACACCATCAGAATATATAGAAGAAAGTAAGTCAGCAATTGCTAAACTCAAAGCTACAGGAGTATGTACTGCTTTTGAGAAAGAATATATCTGTAAAAATGGTAGCCGTGTTCCTGTCCTCATCGGTTCTGCCTTGTTAGAAAACAATCAGCAGCAAGTTATCAGTTTTGTTTTAAATTTAAGCGATCGCCGACAAATAGAGAATGCTTGGCGTGAAAGCCAGAGTAGATTTCGTGCTTTAGCTGATGCCACTATTGAAGGTGTGATCATCCACGAAAACGGAAAAGTGTTGGATGCCAACCCAGCTGTAGCCAAAATGTTTGGTTATGAACTAAACGAAATCATTGGCATGTCAGCAACAGAATTATTGACACCAGGATCACAAAAAATATTTATAGAAAATTTCCGTTCTAGTGATGACAAGCCTTATGAACTGATTGGGGTCAAGAAAGATGGCACAGTTTTTTTCTTAGAAGTGGTAGGTAAAAACTGTATATACCAAGGTCGTACTGTCAGAGTTGCTACAGGACGCGACATCACAGAACACAAACGCATAGAAGAGGCATTGCGCCAAAGAGAAGATGAGTTGCGACTAATTACAGATGCTGTGCCTGTTTTAATTTCTTATGTTGATACCGAACAACGCTATCGCTTTAATAATAAGGGATATGAAGATTGGCATGGGCTTTGTGCTTGCGAAACTTATGGTAAGCACGTTCAAGAACTTCTAGGTGAGTCAGTTTACCAGTCGATTCTTCCCTATATAGAAATGGTCTTGTCAGGAGAACAAGTCATTTTTGAAACCCAAGTTCCCCATAAAAACGGGAAAATTCGTGATGTCAGCACTACTTACATACCCCAATTTGGTCAACAAGGAACAGTTCAAGGATTTGTAGCTTTAGTCACAGATATTACAAATCACAAGCTAGCGCAAAAAGCTCTCAAAGATAGTGAAGAAAGATTGCGGACACTCACAGAAAAAGTGCGCGTGATTCCTTGGGAGGTAGATGCCACTACAGGTAATTTTACTTATGTAGGGCCACAAACAGTAGAAATTCTCGGTTATCCCTTTACAGATTGGTATGCCGACAATTTCTGGGCTGAACACATGCATCCAGAAGATCAAGAATGGGCAATTGATTATTGCTTAGAAGCTTCACTATCACAAGATAACTACGAATTTGAATACAGAATGTTGGCTGCTGATGGCAGAATTGTCTGGCTGTATGACATTGTGAATGTGGTGCGGAGTGGGAATCAACCGCAGTTACTGCATGGCTTCATGATTGATATTACTGATCGCAAGTTCTCAGAACAAGAACGCGAACAATTGCTAGCCCGCGAACAAGCAGCACGCGCTGAAGCTGAAGCCGCCAACCGCATGAAAGACGAGTTTCTCGCTACACTTTCCCATGAACTCCGTACTCCCCTAAATGCGATGCTGGGTTGGACACATTTACTTAAAAACCGCAAGTTTGATGAAACTACCACAGAAAGGGCTTTAGAGACAATTGATCGCAACACTAAGTCCTTAGCCCAACTCATTGAAGATGTCCTAGATGTTTCACGGATTATTCGCGGTACGCTCCACCTGAATACCCAGCCAGTAGAATTGATCTCAATTGTGCAAGCAGCAATTGATACTGTACGTCCAGCCGCTGACGCTAGAGAAATTCGTATTGAGTGCAAATTTGACCCAACAGTCGGGGTAGTGATGGGTGATGGAAACCGCTTACAACAGGTAGTGTGGAACTTGCTCTCCAATGCTGTCAAGTTCACAGCCAAAGAAGGAATAGTGACTTTGCAATTAGAGCGTATTAATTCCCGTGTACAAATTCGGGTAAGTGATACAGGCGGGGGAATTGCCCCGGAATTTCTGCCCCATGTATTTGAACGCTTTCGCCAAGCCGATAGCTCAACCACGCGATCGCATGGTGGATTAGGATTAGGGCTAGCGATCGTTCGCCACTTGGTAGAATTACACGGTGGAACAGTTTCAGCTGAAAGTCCAGGAATAGGACAGGGAGCAACCTTCATTGTTAATTTGCCGATGAAAGCTGTAGCTATAAATGTCAAACAGCCAGAGCAGCTTGCATCTGTAAATCCAGACTGTGAAGATCCTAATAGTTTGCCGACACTTAATGGCTTGCGAGTGCTTGTCGTAGATGATGAACCAGATGCCCGTCAATTGATCGCGACAGTGCTAGGGCAGTATGGCGCACAAGTCATGGCAGTTGCATCTGCTTTCGAGGCATTACTTGCTGTACCACAATTTCACCCCGATATACTCGTCAGCGATATTGGGATGCCACAAGAAGACGGCTATGCCCTAATTCGTCAACTGCGAACCCTTTCCCAAGAGCAAGGAGGAAGGATTCCCGCAGTCGCACTGACAGCCTACGCCAGGACAGAAGACCGCACACAAGCTTTATTAGCAGGTTTTCAACTTCATGTTCCTAAACCAGTTAACCCCACCGAGTTAGCAGCAGTAGTGGCTAATCTTGCGGGAAGGACTTGA
- a CDS encoding DEAD/DEAH box helicase, protein MARTPTLTFDRGTLILHPPPRGKAWMDYATWDDRVEKFRIPAIRYRSLVEALQAEDVYFIDEAKEFYPVDLVPSLEMEPYPHQSEALAAWKLAGRQGVVVLPTAAGKTYLAQMAMQSTPRTTLIVVPTLDLMHQWYAHLEAAFPDAEVGLLGGGSRDRTAILVATYDSAAIHAETLGNLYALIIFDECHHLPTDFGRVIAEYAIAPYRLGLSATPERTDGKHADLNILIGPEVYRKRAEDLAGKALAEHEIIQIKVKLSQLERERYNELIQTRNDFLRQSKISLGSIQGWQMFVQMSARSQAGRRAMLAHREAKEIALGTDGKLRILADLLAEHFPARILIFTADNATVYSISQQLLIPAITHQTPVKERHEILTKFREGEYNTLVASHVLNEGVDVPAASVAIILSGTGSTREYIQRLGRVLRKGNIENKQAILYEVVAEDTSEERTSARRRGEKRAGGAGEAEGAGGAGDAGEAGEAGGERKKPGNLQVVYGRGKGRSDKAAEQLEINYSTQNKKSQIKNSDVTDRVTESSPKRRRNHPKETED, encoded by the coding sequence ATGGCTCGCACCCCCACATTAACCTTTGATCGTGGCACATTAATTTTGCATCCACCACCACGCGGTAAAGCTTGGATGGACTATGCTACATGGGATGATAGAGTTGAAAAATTTCGGATTCCAGCGATTAGATATCGCTCTTTGGTAGAAGCATTACAAGCGGAAGATGTTTACTTTATTGATGAAGCCAAGGAATTTTATCCGGTAGATTTGGTTCCTAGTTTAGAAATGGAACCTTATCCCCATCAGAGTGAGGCGTTAGCAGCTTGGAAGTTGGCGGGAAGGCAAGGAGTAGTTGTGCTACCTACAGCGGCCGGAAAGACTTATCTAGCCCAGATGGCAATGCAATCAACACCACGCACTACGTTAATTGTTGTGCCAACTTTAGATTTGATGCATCAATGGTATGCACATTTGGAGGCGGCATTTCCCGATGCTGAAGTGGGATTGCTAGGTGGTGGTTCACGGGATCGCACAGCTATTTTAGTGGCAACTTACGACAGTGCAGCCATTCATGCGGAAACTTTGGGTAATTTATATGCTTTGATTATTTTTGATGAGTGTCATCATTTACCAACAGATTTCGGTCGAGTAATTGCTGAATATGCGATCGCACCCTATCGTTTAGGACTTTCTGCTACCCCAGAACGCACCGATGGCAAACATGCTGATTTAAATATTCTCATTGGCCCGGAAGTATATCGCAAACGTGCCGAAGATTTAGCAGGGAAAGCCTTAGCAGAACATGAAATTATTCAAATTAAGGTAAAGTTATCACAATTAGAGCGAGAAAGATATAACGAATTAATTCAAACTCGTAATGATTTTTTACGACAATCAAAGATTTCTTTGGGGAGTATTCAAGGTTGGCAAATGTTCGTGCAAATGAGCGCGCGATCGCAAGCTGGACGTAGAGCTATGTTAGCGCATCGTGAAGCCAAAGAAATTGCTTTGGGTACTGATGGCAAATTACGAATTTTAGCTGATTTATTAGCAGAACATTTTCCTGCCCGAATTTTGATTTTTACAGCGGATAATGCCACAGTATACAGCATTTCTCAGCAGTTGTTAATTCCGGCAATTACTCATCAAACTCCGGTGAAAGAACGCCATGAAATATTAACCAAATTTCGAGAAGGTGAATATAACACCTTAGTTGCTTCTCATGTATTGAATGAAGGTGTTGATGTGCCGGCGGCTTCTGTAGCGATTATTTTATCTGGTACTGGTTCCACAAGAGAATATATTCAACGTTTGGGAAGGGTTTTAAGAAAGGGAAACATTGAAAATAAGCAAGCGATTTTATATGAAGTAGTGGCAGAAGATACGAGTGAAGAAAGGACTTCAGCGCGGCGAAGAGGGGAGAAGAGAGCAGGGGGAGCAGGAGAGGCAGAAGGAGCAGGGGGAGCAGGGGATGCAGGAGAGGCAGGGGAAGCAGGGGGAGAAAGGAAAAAGCCAGGGAATTTGCAGGTTGTTTATGGAAGGGGAAAGGGAAGGAGTGATAAGGCTGCGGAACAATTAGAAATTAATTATTCAACCCAAAATAAAAAATCTCAAATAAAAAATTCAGATGTTACCGACAGAGTTACTGAGTCATCGCCAAAACGGAGAAGAAATCATCCCAAAGAGACTGAAGATTGA